The following proteins are encoded in a genomic region of Burkholderia pyrrocinia:
- the lipA gene encoding lipoyl synthase — translation MAAALERPSLTALGQPGARSRDKLARIPVRVEPAAGAALPKPPWLRARPMMSAAVADMAAVLRDHRLHSVCEEAMCPNIGECFAQRTATFMIMGGLCTRRCPFCDVAHGRPEPLDPDEPARLADAAAALGLRYVVITSVDRDDLRDGGAAHFAACIAAVRASVPGIGVEILTPDFRGRVARALDALSSAWPDVFNHNIETVPSLYRAARPGADYRGSLELLAQAKAARPAVVTKSGLMLGLGERDDEVRDTLRDLRAHDVDVLTLGQYLAPSAHHLPVRRYVSPDAFAAWRDEALALGFREVVAGPLVRSSYHAADVLEDA, via the coding sequence ATGGCCGCCGCGCTCGAACGACCCAGCCTCACGGCGCTCGGCCAGCCGGGCGCGCGAAGCCGCGACAAGCTCGCGCGCATTCCGGTGCGCGTCGAGCCCGCGGCCGGTGCCGCGTTGCCGAAGCCGCCGTGGCTCCGTGCGCGGCCGATGATGAGCGCGGCGGTCGCCGACATGGCGGCCGTGCTGCGCGATCATCGGCTGCATTCCGTCTGCGAGGAGGCGATGTGCCCGAACATCGGCGAATGCTTCGCGCAACGCACGGCGACCTTCATGATCATGGGCGGGCTGTGCACGCGGCGCTGCCCGTTCTGCGACGTCGCGCACGGCCGTCCCGAGCCGCTCGATCCCGACGAGCCCGCGCGGCTGGCCGATGCGGCCGCGGCGCTCGGGCTGCGCTACGTCGTGATCACGTCGGTCGACCGCGACGACCTGCGCGACGGCGGCGCCGCGCATTTCGCCGCGTGCATCGCGGCGGTGCGCGCGAGCGTGCCGGGCATCGGCGTCGAGATACTGACGCCGGACTTCCGCGGCCGCGTCGCCCGCGCGCTCGACGCGCTGTCGTCGGCCTGGCCGGACGTGTTCAACCACAACATCGAAACGGTGCCGTCGCTGTATCGCGCGGCGCGGCCGGGCGCCGACTATCGCGGCTCGCTCGAGCTGCTCGCGCAGGCGAAGGCCGCGCGGCCGGCCGTGGTGACGAAATCGGGGCTGATGCTCGGGCTCGGCGAGCGCGACGACGAGGTGCGCGACACGTTGCGCGACCTGCGTGCGCACGACGTCGACGTGCTGACGCTCGGCCAGTACCTCGCGCCGTCCGCGCACCATCTGCCGGTGCGGCGCTACGTGAGCCCGGACGCCTTCGCCGCGTGGCGCGACGAAGCGCTGGCGCTCGGTTTCAGGGAAGTCGTCGCCGGCCCGCTCGTGCGGTCGTCGTATCACGCGGCCGACGTGCTGGAGGATGCGTAG
- a CDS encoding acetoin dehydrogenase dihydrolipoyllysine-residue acetyltransferase subunit, whose protein sequence is MSIHMITMPKWGLSMEQGQVNGWLKAIGERVTKGDEVLDVETDKISSGVECAFDGTLRRQVAQEGETLPVGALLGVVAAADASDADIDAAIADFQRDFVPSAASDEAAGPQPEKAQIGGRTVRFLRLGDGSGTPAVLIHGFGGDLNNWLFNHADLAAHRPVWALDLPGHGESGKAVETGSLDELADAVLALLDAQHIDRAHLIGHSMGGAVAMAAAERAPQRVASLTLIASAGLGADINRAYIDGFVAGNSRNTLKPHLGALFADNALVTRQLVEDLVKYKRLEGVQAALEKIANAAFDGAAQRRVFRDRLASLAPRTLVIWGERDQVIPAQHAQGLPGGVRAEVIAGSGHMVQMEAAADVNRLIVAFLGD, encoded by the coding sequence ATGTCGATTCACATGATCACGATGCCCAAGTGGGGGCTGTCGATGGAGCAGGGGCAGGTCAACGGCTGGCTGAAGGCGATCGGCGAACGCGTGACGAAGGGCGACGAAGTGCTCGACGTCGAGACCGACAAGATCTCGTCGGGCGTCGAATGCGCGTTCGACGGCACGCTGCGCCGGCAGGTCGCGCAGGAGGGCGAAACGCTGCCGGTCGGCGCGCTGCTCGGCGTCGTCGCGGCCGCGGACGCGAGCGATGCCGACATCGATGCGGCAATCGCCGATTTCCAGCGCGATTTCGTGCCGAGCGCGGCATCCGACGAAGCCGCGGGCCCGCAGCCCGAGAAGGCGCAGATCGGCGGCCGCACGGTGCGCTTCCTGAGGCTCGGCGATGGATCGGGCACGCCCGCCGTGCTGATCCACGGCTTCGGCGGCGATCTGAACAACTGGCTGTTCAATCACGCGGACCTCGCTGCGCACCGCCCCGTGTGGGCGCTCGACTTGCCCGGTCATGGCGAATCGGGCAAGGCGGTCGAGACGGGCAGCCTCGACGAACTGGCCGACGCGGTGCTCGCGCTGCTCGATGCGCAGCACATCGACCGCGCGCACCTGATCGGCCATTCGATGGGCGGCGCGGTCGCGATGGCGGCGGCCGAGCGCGCACCGCAACGCGTCGCGTCGCTGACGTTGATCGCGAGCGCGGGGCTCGGTGCCGACATCAACCGCGCCTACATCGACGGCTTCGTCGCCGGCAACAGCCGCAACACGCTGAAGCCGCACCTCGGCGCGCTGTTCGCGGACAACGCGCTCGTGACGCGGCAACTCGTCGAGGATCTCGTCAAGTACAAGCGGCTCGAAGGCGTGCAGGCCGCGCTGGAGAAGATCGCGAACGCCGCGTTCGACGGCGCGGCGCAACGGCGTGTGTTCCGCGACCGGCTCGCGTCGCTTGCGCCGCGCACGCTCGTGATCTGGGGCGAACGCGACCAGGTGATTCCCGCGCAGCACGCGCAGGGCTTGCCGGGCGGTGTGCGTGCCGAGGTGATCGCCGGCAGCGGGCACATGGTGCAGATGGAGGCGGCCGCCGACGTGAACCGCCTGATCGTCGCGTTTCTCGGAGACTGA